The Rhododendron vialii isolate Sample 1 chromosome 8a, ASM3025357v1 genome has a window encoding:
- the LOC131299245 gene encoding IAA-amino acid hydrolase ILR1-like 4 gives MGSAGWAVVILTLVLSNAIPIFVDSQGLSEFTASFLKYAKEKDVFDWIVGVRRKIHENPELGYEEFETSKLIRSELDKMGIPYKYPVAVTGVVGFIGTGRPPFVAIRADMDALAMQEMVEWEHKSKNPGKMHACGHDGHVAMLLGAAKILQEHQELLQGTVLLVFQPAEEGGGGAMKMIDAGVLENVEAIFGLHVYHDLPLGEVASKPGPMLAGSGFFEAVISGKGGHAAIPQHSIDPILAASNVIVSLQHLVSREADPLDAQVVTVAKFQGGGAFNVIPDSVTIGGTFRAFSKESFEQLRQRIEEVIVGQATVQRCNATVDFLVKEKPFFPATINDKGLHEHFLKVAGDMLGIRNIKEMPPMMGSEDFSFYQEVIPGYFFFLGMKSETNEKPASVHSPYFKINEDSLPYGSALHASLATAYLLDHQSRTTLMSGNHHDEL, from the exons TGTCTTTGATTGGATTGTGGGTGTTAGGAGAAAGATACACGAGAATCCTGAACTGGGTTATGAGGAATTTGAGACCAGCAAGCTTATCAGATCAGAGTTGGATAAGATGGGTATTCCTTATAAGTACCCAGTTGCTGTTACTGGCGTTGTTGGGTTCATCGGTACAGGAAGGCCCCCTTTTGTTGCGATTCGGGCTGATATGGATGCTTTAGCTATGCAG GAAATGGTGGAATGGGAGCACAAGAGTAAAAATCCTGGAAAGATGCATGCTTGCGGGCACGATGGCCATGTTGCGATGCTTCTTGGTGCTGCAAAGATTCTTCAAGAGCATCAGGAACTCTTACAG GGAACAGTTCTTCTTGTCTTCCAACCGGCAGAGGAAGGAGGTGGAGGGGCAATGAAAATGATCGATGCTGGAGTACTTGAGAATGTTGAAGCCATCTTTGGGCTTCACGTCTATCATGACTTGCCCTTAGGTGAAGTAGCCTCCAAACCTGGACCAATGTTGGCTGGGAGTGGCTTTTTCGAAGCGGTAATTAGTGGGAAAGGAGGTCATGCGGCCATTCCTCAGCACTCAATTGATCCAATTTTAGCAGCTTCAAATGTGATTGTCAGCTTACAGCATCTTGTTTCACGAGAAGCTGATCCGCTGGACGCTCAG GTGGTAACGGTTGCTAAATTCCAAGGAGGTGGTGCTTTCAACGTTATACCAGATTCTGTCACCATTGGGGGAACCTTCCGAGCCTTCTCAAAGGAAAGCTTTGAGCAACTCAGGCAGCGAATTGAAGAG GTAATAGTTGGGCAAGCCACAGTTCAAAGGTGCAATGCGACCGTTGACTTCCTTGTAAAAGAAAAACCTTTCTTTCCTGCAACCATAAACGACAAGGGCTTGCACGAGCACTTTCTAAAAGTCGCAGGGGACATGCTTGGAATTCGTAATATCAAGGAGATGCCACCAATGATGGGTTCGGAGGATTTCTCCTTTTACCAAGAGGTAATACCCGGTTACTTCTTCTTCCTCGGTATGAAGAGCGAAACAAACGAAAAGCCTGCGTCAGTTCACTCTCCCTACTTCAAAATAAACGAAGATTCACTTCCTTATGGATCTGCTCTTCACGCATCATTAGCTACTGCATATCTTCTTGATCACCAATCGAGAACTACCCTCATGAGCGGAAATCACCATGATGAGCTCTGA
- the LOC131299242 gene encoding putative F-box/FBD/LRR-repeat protein At1g78760 isoform X1 gives MCLKMLWKRFSRPKLKNRKPSTDRERKSSDNKRLRSDPVNRTLQTTPKRKAFDTATNQGRVKKKRKMRDDNGVDERTNTVDRISELPDPIIQHILSFLRCPKDVTRTSVLSKKWRSTYASFLSFDFDQKRFKAPGGGEVQQAEFKRFVESSLSTRIAPLIWIQKFRLHITSFGPKMARHIDRWLCAATTKNVKELEISVERKRRLRYSVPQIVLAAHTLTSLKLYGCKLDKYKDMKLPNLQQLSMKKMHINHNIIQSFVRGCPMIEDFRLIHSDGLEALNLSTLVKLNRVEVHQCNGLESVEIEAPNLETLWCYGKKAQLCNVKLNCCENLRSLTLKDTSMTDELFQDQINKFPVLEKLVLMECDTLERLTILSYNLKILVVVRCKKLHEAIVDTPNLHTFEYTGDKTFSFSLTAPKLQEAKLYFESSRKAVSKGRIEGHIPLWMVNLQEFLGLLNQSKNLNLVVRHKKDMLISEDLEGIELPLDHDLKLEISNPSTKLEDLLDSLLRITHPETLSVVSPSDSEFLKLLHDKMMNREENPACCRYYSRKCWLHYLKDVKTGDSLTSALRRRDSSSTLYKTAAFKLEWTAR, from the exons ATG TGTCTGAAAATGTTATGGAAAAGATTTTCACGACCAAAACTGAAGAATAGGAAGCCTTCTACTGACAGAGAGAGGAAATCTAGTGACAACAAGCGGTTGAGAAGTGATCCTGTGAATCGAACCTTGCAAACGACGCCAAAGAGAAAGGCTTTTGACACTGCAACAAATCAAGGCAGGGTGAAAAAGAAGCGGAAAATGAGAGATGATAATGGTGTGGATGAAAGAACCAACACTGTTGATCGGATTTCCGAATTACCCGACCCCATTATCCAACACATTTTGTCTTTCTTGCGTTGTCCCAAAGATGTCACGCGAACTAGTGTATTGTCCAAGAAATGGAGAAGTACATATGCTTCCTTCCTATCATTTGATTTCGATCAAAAGAGATTTAAAGCACCGGGGGGAGGAGAGGTGCAACAAGCAGAGTTCAAGAGATTTGTCGAAAGCTCCTTATCAACTCGAATTGCACCATTGATTTGGATACAGAAGTTCAGGCTACACATTACCTCTTTTGGTCCAAAAATGGCCCGTCATATAGACCGCTGGTTATGTGCTGCTACTACAAAAAATGTTAAAGAGCTGGAAATTTCTGttgaaagaaagagaaggttGCGTTACTCTGTGCCTCAAATTGTGCTGGCTGCACACACATTGACTTCATTGAAGTTATATGGATGTAAGTTGGATAAATACAAGGATATGAAACTTCCTAATCTGCAACAGTTGTCAATGAAGAAAATGCATATCAATCATAATATTATCCAGAGTTTTGTTCGTGGCTGTCCCATGATTGAGGATTTTAGACTGATACACTCTGATGGGTTGGAAGCTCTGAATCTTTCAACTCTTGTTAAGCTCAATAGGGTTGAGGTACATCAGTGCAATGGGCTAGAGAGCGTAGAAATTGAAGCACCAAATCTTGAAACTTTATGGTGCTATGGGAAAAAGGCTCAGTTGTGCAATGTCAAATTGAATTGCTGTGAAAATCTAAGAAGTTTGACATTGAAGGATACCAGTATGACAGATGAGTTGTTTCAGGATCAGATTAACAAGTTTCCGGTCCTGGAAAAGTTGGTCCTGATGGAATGTGATACCCTAGAGAGACTTACAATTTTAAGTTATAATCTCAAGATACTAGTAGTCGTAAGATGCAAAAAGCTGCATGAGGCTATTGTTGATACTCCAAATTTGCATACTTTTGAGTACACTGGAGATAaaaccttttccttttccttgacAGCCCCAAAACTGCAGGAAGCCAAGCTTTATTTTGAATCATCGAGAAAAGCCGTGTCTAAAGGCCGGATAGAAGGTCACATCCCTTTGTGGATGGTTAATCTGCAGGAATTTCTCGGATTGTTGAAtcaatcaaaaaatttgaatttggttgTACGCCACAAGAAG GACATGCTTATTTCTGAGGATTTGGAGGGTATTGAACTACCTTTAGACCATGATCTCAAGCTGGAAATATCTAATCCATCAACGAAATTAGAAGATCTTCTTGATAGTTTGTTACGGATAACTCACCCAGAGACACTATCTGTAGTCTCCCCCTCTGACAGCGAATTCCTGAAG CTCCTCCATGATAAGATGATGAACAGAGAAGAGAATCCAGCCTGTTGTAGATATTACTCAAGGAAATGCTGGCTGCATTACTTAAAAGATGTTAAAACTGGAGATAGTTTGACGTCTGCTCTTCGTAGGAGAGATTCATCTTCGACTCTCTACAAGACTGCTGCATTTAAGTTGGAATGGACAGCAAGATAA
- the LOC131299242 gene encoding putative FBD-associated F-box protein At5g22720 isoform X3, with translation MLWKRFSRPKLKNRKPSTDRERKSSDNKRLRSDPVNRTLQTTPKRKAFDTATNQGRVKKKRKMRDDNGVDERTNTVDRISELPDPIIQHILSFLRCPKDVTRTSVLSKKWRSTYASFLSFDFDQKRFKAPGGGEVQQAEFKRFVESSLSTRIAPLIWIQKFRLHITSFGPKMARHIDRWLCAATTKNVKELEISVERKRRLRYSVPQIVLAAHTLTSLKLYGSPKLQEAKLYFESSRKAVSKGRIEGHIPLWMVNLQEFLGLLNQSKNLNLVVRHKKDMLISEDLEGIELPLDHDLKLEISNPSTKLEDLLDSLLRITHPETLSVVSPSDSEFLKLLHDKMMNREENPACCRYYSRKCWLHYLKDVKTGDSLTSALRRRDSSSTLYKTAAFKLEWTAR, from the exons ATGTTATGGAAAAGATTTTCACGACCAAAACTGAAGAATAGGAAGCCTTCTACTGACAGAGAGAGGAAATCTAGTGACAACAAGCGGTTGAGAAGTGATCCTGTGAATCGAACCTTGCAAACGACGCCAAAGAGAAAGGCTTTTGACACTGCAACAAATCAAGGCAGGGTGAAAAAGAAGCGGAAAATGAGAGATGATAATGGTGTGGATGAAAGAACCAACACTGTTGATCGGATTTCCGAATTACCCGACCCCATTATCCAACACATTTTGTCTTTCTTGCGTTGTCCCAAAGATGTCACGCGAACTAGTGTATTGTCCAAGAAATGGAGAAGTACATATGCTTCCTTCCTATCATTTGATTTCGATCAAAAGAGATTTAAAGCACCGGGGGGAGGAGAGGTGCAACAAGCAGAGTTCAAGAGATTTGTCGAAAGCTCCTTATCAACTCGAATTGCACCATTGATTTGGATACAGAAGTTCAGGCTACACATTACCTCTTTTGGTCCAAAAATGGCCCGTCATATAGACCGCTGGTTATGTGCTGCTACTACAAAAAATGTTAAAGAGCTGGAAATTTCTGttgaaagaaagagaaggttGCGTTACTCTGTGCCTCAAATTGTGCTGGCTGCACACACATTGACTTCATTGAAGTTATATGGAT CCCCAAAACTGCAGGAAGCCAAGCTTTATTTTGAATCATCGAGAAAAGCCGTGTCTAAAGGCCGGATAGAAGGTCACATCCCTTTGTGGATGGTTAATCTGCAGGAATTTCTCGGATTGTTGAAtcaatcaaaaaatttgaatttggttgTACGCCACAAGAAG GACATGCTTATTTCTGAGGATTTGGAGGGTATTGAACTACCTTTAGACCATGATCTCAAGCTGGAAATATCTAATCCATCAACGAAATTAGAAGATCTTCTTGATAGTTTGTTACGGATAACTCACCCAGAGACACTATCTGTAGTCTCCCCCTCTGACAGCGAATTCCTGAAG CTCCTCCATGATAAGATGATGAACAGAGAAGAGAATCCAGCCTGTTGTAGATATTACTCAAGGAAATGCTGGCTGCATTACTTAAAAGATGTTAAAACTGGAGATAGTTTGACGTCTGCTCTTCGTAGGAGAGATTCATCTTCGACTCTCTACAAGACTGCTGCATTTAAGTTGGAATGGACAGCAAGATAA
- the LOC131299242 gene encoding putative F-box/FBD/LRR-repeat protein At1g78760 isoform X2, with protein sequence MLWKRFSRPKLKNRKPSTDRERKSSDNKRLRSDPVNRTLQTTPKRKAFDTATNQGRVKKKRKMRDDNGVDERTNTVDRISELPDPIIQHILSFLRCPKDVTRTSVLSKKWRSTYASFLSFDFDQKRFKAPGGGEVQQAEFKRFVESSLSTRIAPLIWIQKFRLHITSFGPKMARHIDRWLCAATTKNVKELEISVERKRRLRYSVPQIVLAAHTLTSLKLYGCKLDKYKDMKLPNLQQLSMKKMHINHNIIQSFVRGCPMIEDFRLIHSDGLEALNLSTLVKLNRVEVHQCNGLESVEIEAPNLETLWCYGKKAQLCNVKLNCCENLRSLTLKDTSMTDELFQDQINKFPVLEKLVLMECDTLERLTILSYNLKILVVVRCKKLHEAIVDTPNLHTFEYTGDKTFSFSLTAPKLQEAKLYFESSRKAVSKGRIEGHIPLWMVNLQEFLGLLNQSKNLNLVVRHKKDMLISEDLEGIELPLDHDLKLEISNPSTKLEDLLDSLLRITHPETLSVVSPSDSEFLKLLHDKMMNREENPACCRYYSRKCWLHYLKDVKTGDSLTSALRRRDSSSTLYKTAAFKLEWTAR encoded by the exons ATGTTATGGAAAAGATTTTCACGACCAAAACTGAAGAATAGGAAGCCTTCTACTGACAGAGAGAGGAAATCTAGTGACAACAAGCGGTTGAGAAGTGATCCTGTGAATCGAACCTTGCAAACGACGCCAAAGAGAAAGGCTTTTGACACTGCAACAAATCAAGGCAGGGTGAAAAAGAAGCGGAAAATGAGAGATGATAATGGTGTGGATGAAAGAACCAACACTGTTGATCGGATTTCCGAATTACCCGACCCCATTATCCAACACATTTTGTCTTTCTTGCGTTGTCCCAAAGATGTCACGCGAACTAGTGTATTGTCCAAGAAATGGAGAAGTACATATGCTTCCTTCCTATCATTTGATTTCGATCAAAAGAGATTTAAAGCACCGGGGGGAGGAGAGGTGCAACAAGCAGAGTTCAAGAGATTTGTCGAAAGCTCCTTATCAACTCGAATTGCACCATTGATTTGGATACAGAAGTTCAGGCTACACATTACCTCTTTTGGTCCAAAAATGGCCCGTCATATAGACCGCTGGTTATGTGCTGCTACTACAAAAAATGTTAAAGAGCTGGAAATTTCTGttgaaagaaagagaaggttGCGTTACTCTGTGCCTCAAATTGTGCTGGCTGCACACACATTGACTTCATTGAAGTTATATGGATGTAAGTTGGATAAATACAAGGATATGAAACTTCCTAATCTGCAACAGTTGTCAATGAAGAAAATGCATATCAATCATAATATTATCCAGAGTTTTGTTCGTGGCTGTCCCATGATTGAGGATTTTAGACTGATACACTCTGATGGGTTGGAAGCTCTGAATCTTTCAACTCTTGTTAAGCTCAATAGGGTTGAGGTACATCAGTGCAATGGGCTAGAGAGCGTAGAAATTGAAGCACCAAATCTTGAAACTTTATGGTGCTATGGGAAAAAGGCTCAGTTGTGCAATGTCAAATTGAATTGCTGTGAAAATCTAAGAAGTTTGACATTGAAGGATACCAGTATGACAGATGAGTTGTTTCAGGATCAGATTAACAAGTTTCCGGTCCTGGAAAAGTTGGTCCTGATGGAATGTGATACCCTAGAGAGACTTACAATTTTAAGTTATAATCTCAAGATACTAGTAGTCGTAAGATGCAAAAAGCTGCATGAGGCTATTGTTGATACTCCAAATTTGCATACTTTTGAGTACACTGGAGATAaaaccttttccttttccttgacAGCCCCAAAACTGCAGGAAGCCAAGCTTTATTTTGAATCATCGAGAAAAGCCGTGTCTAAAGGCCGGATAGAAGGTCACATCCCTTTGTGGATGGTTAATCTGCAGGAATTTCTCGGATTGTTGAAtcaatcaaaaaatttgaatttggttgTACGCCACAAGAAG GACATGCTTATTTCTGAGGATTTGGAGGGTATTGAACTACCTTTAGACCATGATCTCAAGCTGGAAATATCTAATCCATCAACGAAATTAGAAGATCTTCTTGATAGTTTGTTACGGATAACTCACCCAGAGACACTATCTGTAGTCTCCCCCTCTGACAGCGAATTCCTGAAG CTCCTCCATGATAAGATGATGAACAGAGAAGAGAATCCAGCCTGTTGTAGATATTACTCAAGGAAATGCTGGCTGCATTACTTAAAAGATGTTAAAACTGGAGATAGTTTGACGTCTGCTCTTCGTAGGAGAGATTCATCTTCGACTCTCTACAAGACTGCTGCATTTAAGTTGGAATGGACAGCAAGATAA
- the LOC131299269 gene encoding ESCRT-related protein CHMP1B-like produces MGNTEKLLNQIMELKMTSKSLQRQSKKCEKEEKSEKLKVKKAIEKGNMDGARIYAENAIRKRSEQMNYLRLASRLDAVVARLDTQAKMSTISKSMSSIVKSLESTLNTGNLQKMSETMDQFEKQFVNMEVQAEFMESSMAGSTSLSTPEGDVNSLMQQVADDYGLEVSVGLPQPAAHAVAVKTTEKVDEDDLTKRLAELKARG; encoded by the exons ATGGGGAACACGGAGAAGTTGTTGAACCAGATAATGGAGCTGAAGATGACGTCGAAGAGCCTCCAGCGGCAATCGAAGAAGTGCGAGAAGGAGGAGAAGAGCGAGAAACTCAAAGTCAAGAAGGCGATCGAGAAGGGGAACATGGACGGCGCCAGGATCTACGCCGAGAACGCCATCCGTAAGCGCAGCGAGCAGATGAACTACCTCCGCCTCGCCTCCCGCCTCGACGCCGTCGTCGCCCGCCTCGATACCCAG GCCAAGATGAGCACCATTAGCAAATCAATGTCATCGATTGTGAAATCGCTTGAGTCCACTCTCAACACCGGCAATCTTCAGAAGATGTCAGAGACGATGGACCAGTTCGAGAAGCAGTTTGTCAATATGGAGGTCCAGGCTGAGTTTATGGAGAGTTCGATGGCAGGAAGCACCTCACTGTCGACTCCTGAGGGCGATGTCAACAGTTTGATGCAGCAGGTAGCGGATGATTACGGCTTGGAGGTTTCGGTGGGGCTGCCGCAGCCTGCAGCCCACGCGGTGGCCGTGAAGACTACTGAGAAGGTTGATGAGGATGACTTGACCAAGCGCCTTGCAGAGCTCAAGGCACGTGGGTAA
- the LOC131299235 gene encoding anoctamin-like protein At1g73020 isoform X2, which yields MENVEEEQTAFEIGVVVPRRVLEKGDECCGCVEALVDEFRKVGLVVDRVLGIQEEFIKLAAPVETLGRAAAELQLTKRTHIGMDLPFEWDQAEAFVRQPDGSLFSWCERFHCYRHIIYGIVNKSDLTLTLKSDCKEFQWESGESLLQMLELRGFVKQVFPLHDETKRKQLLRSWAFNCWDFTRQPIDEIYAYFGTKIATYFAFLGMFTRWILFPAVFGVTLQFVDLGSMQLLVLPAFFISITLWAVLFFQFWKRKNSALLARWQISGPVAGGPGYKISGLEWSSIQSPVELMKKWGSDKTKEKEVFQREEWVGRLMRFRNDAFIILSIICLQLPFELAYAHLYEVIGSDLMKFGLTVVYLFAIQYFNRIGGKISVSLIKCENNESREYGADSLIYKVFGLYFMQSYIGIFYHALLHRNFLTLRRVLIQRLIVSEVLENLMENSIPFLKYSYKKYRAIRKKRKREKGSPTGKTQFISRVEKEYLKPSYSASVGEELEDGLFDDFLELALQFGMIMMFACAFPPAFAFAALNNIAEIRTDALKLLVVFKRPTPRAAATIGAWLNIFQVF from the exons ATGGAGAATGTTGAAGAAGAGCAAACGGCTTTTGAGATAGGGGTAGTGGTTCCAAGGAGGGTTTTGGAGAAAGGAGATGAGTGCTGTGGTTGCGTTGAGGCTCTTGTTGATGAGTTCAGGAAGGTGGGGTTGGTAGTTGACCGAGTTCTTGGCATTCAAGAAGAATTTATCAAG TTGGCAGCACCTGTGGAAACCCTGGGGAGAGCTGCAGCTGAGTTGCAATTAACGAAGCGAACGCATATTG GAATGGATCTACCCTTTGAGTGGGATCAGGCTGAAGCTTTTGTCAGACAACCTGATGGTTCATTGTTCAGTTGGTGTGAGCGTTTTCATTGCTACCGTCACATCATATACGGAATT GTGAACAAGAGTGATTTGACATTAACTTTAAAATCTGATTGCAAAGAGTTCCAATGGGAATCAGGGGAATCTCTTCTTCAGATGTTGGAGTTGAGGGGATTTGTCAAACAAGTCTTTCCTTTGCATG ATGAAACAAAGAGGAAGCAGCTTCTGAGAAGTTGGGCATTTAACTGCTGGGACTTCACAAGACAGCCTATTGATGAAATCTATGCATATTTTGGGACAAAG ATCGCGACCTATTTTGCTTTCCTTGGAATGTTTACAAGGTGGATTTTATTTCCAGCTGTATTCGGTGTTACCCTGCAATTCGTTGATTTGGG ATCAATGCAGTTGTTAGTGCTCCCTGCTTTTTTCATAAGCATTACATTATGGgctgttttgtttttccaattcTGGAAACGTAAAAACTCCGCCCTCCTAGCCAG GTGGCAAATAAGTGGTCCAGTTGCCGGAGGGCCTGGGTATAAAATTTCTGGATTGGAGTGGAGTTCCATCCAATCGCCTGTGGAACTCATGAAGAAATGGGGCAGTGATAAGACAAAAGAGAAGGAGGTATTTCAAAGGGAGGAATGGGTCGGACGGCTTATGAGATTCAGAAATGACGCTTTTATCATTTTGAGTATCATATGCCTTCAGCTGCCATTTGAATTGGCTTATGCTCATCTGTACGAGGTTATCGGATCTGATCTTATGAA gtTTGGGCTGACCGTGGTCTATCTTTTTGCTATCCAGTATTTTAACAGAATTGGAGGAAAGATATCAGTCAGTCTAATTAAATGTGAAAACAACGAAAGCAGGGAATATGGAGCTGACAGCTTGATTTACAAG GTGTTTGGTCTCTATTTTATGCAGTCATATATTGGAATTTTCTACCATGCACTTCTTCACCGCAATTTTTTGACTCTTCGCCGAGTTTTGATTCAGCGCCTAATTGTTTCTGAG GTGCTGGAAAATCTGATGGAAAATTCTATACCCTTTTTGAAATACAGTTACAAGAAGTATAGAGCTATTCG aaagaaaagaaaacgcgAGAAAGGATCACCAACGGGGAAGACCCAGTTCATTTCTAGGGTAGAGAAAGAGTATCTTAAGCCTTCTTATTCTGCAAGCGTTGGTGAGGAACTTGAAGATGGGCTCTTTGATG ACTTTCTGGAGTTGGCATTGCAGTTCGGCATGATTATGATGTTTGCATGTGCATTCCCGCCAGCATTTGCCTTTGCTGCATTG AACAACATTGCAGAAATCAGAACGGATGCACTAAAGCTGCTTGTCGTGTTTAAAAGGCCCACTCCTCGTGCCGCAGCAACTATTGGGGCTTGGCTAAATATATTTCAGGT TTTCTGA
- the LOC131299235 gene encoding anoctamin-like protein At1g73020 isoform X1 gives MENVEEEQTAFEIGVVVPRRVLEKGDECCGCVEALVDEFRKVGLVVDRVLGIQEEFIKLAAPVETLGRAAAELQLTKRTHIGMDLPFEWDQAEAFVRQPDGSLFSWCERFHCYRHIIYGIVNKSDLTLTLKSDCKEFQWESGESLLQMLELRGFVKQVFPLHDETKRKQLLRSWAFNCWDFTRQPIDEIYAYFGTKIATYFAFLGMFTRWILFPAVFGVTLQFVDLGSMQLLVLPAFFISITLWAVLFFQFWKRKNSALLARWQISGPVAGGPGYKISGLEWSSIQSPVELMKKWGSDKTKEKEVFQREEWVGRLMRFRNDAFIILSIICLQLPFELAYAHLYEVIGSDLMKFGLTVVYLFAIQYFNRIGGKISVSLIKCENNESREYGADSLIYKVFGLYFMQSYIGIFYHALLHRNFLTLRRVLIQRLIVSEVLENLMENSIPFLKYSYKKYRAIRKKRKREKGSPTGKTQFISRVEKEYLKPSYSASVGEELEDGLFDDFLELALQFGMIMMFACAFPPAFAFAALNNIAEIRTDALKLLVVFKRPTPRAAATIGAWLNIFQFLIVMSICTNCVLLVCLYDQEGKWKIEPGLAAILIMEHVLLLIKYVFSRIIPEEPAWVRANRLKNATQAQDMCSKQLLRTISGNEKLFVRVGKIE, from the exons ATGGAGAATGTTGAAGAAGAGCAAACGGCTTTTGAGATAGGGGTAGTGGTTCCAAGGAGGGTTTTGGAGAAAGGAGATGAGTGCTGTGGTTGCGTTGAGGCTCTTGTTGATGAGTTCAGGAAGGTGGGGTTGGTAGTTGACCGAGTTCTTGGCATTCAAGAAGAATTTATCAAG TTGGCAGCACCTGTGGAAACCCTGGGGAGAGCTGCAGCTGAGTTGCAATTAACGAAGCGAACGCATATTG GAATGGATCTACCCTTTGAGTGGGATCAGGCTGAAGCTTTTGTCAGACAACCTGATGGTTCATTGTTCAGTTGGTGTGAGCGTTTTCATTGCTACCGTCACATCATATACGGAATT GTGAACAAGAGTGATTTGACATTAACTTTAAAATCTGATTGCAAAGAGTTCCAATGGGAATCAGGGGAATCTCTTCTTCAGATGTTGGAGTTGAGGGGATTTGTCAAACAAGTCTTTCCTTTGCATG ATGAAACAAAGAGGAAGCAGCTTCTGAGAAGTTGGGCATTTAACTGCTGGGACTTCACAAGACAGCCTATTGATGAAATCTATGCATATTTTGGGACAAAG ATCGCGACCTATTTTGCTTTCCTTGGAATGTTTACAAGGTGGATTTTATTTCCAGCTGTATTCGGTGTTACCCTGCAATTCGTTGATTTGGG ATCAATGCAGTTGTTAGTGCTCCCTGCTTTTTTCATAAGCATTACATTATGGgctgttttgtttttccaattcTGGAAACGTAAAAACTCCGCCCTCCTAGCCAG GTGGCAAATAAGTGGTCCAGTTGCCGGAGGGCCTGGGTATAAAATTTCTGGATTGGAGTGGAGTTCCATCCAATCGCCTGTGGAACTCATGAAGAAATGGGGCAGTGATAAGACAAAAGAGAAGGAGGTATTTCAAAGGGAGGAATGGGTCGGACGGCTTATGAGATTCAGAAATGACGCTTTTATCATTTTGAGTATCATATGCCTTCAGCTGCCATTTGAATTGGCTTATGCTCATCTGTACGAGGTTATCGGATCTGATCTTATGAA gtTTGGGCTGACCGTGGTCTATCTTTTTGCTATCCAGTATTTTAACAGAATTGGAGGAAAGATATCAGTCAGTCTAATTAAATGTGAAAACAACGAAAGCAGGGAATATGGAGCTGACAGCTTGATTTACAAG GTGTTTGGTCTCTATTTTATGCAGTCATATATTGGAATTTTCTACCATGCACTTCTTCACCGCAATTTTTTGACTCTTCGCCGAGTTTTGATTCAGCGCCTAATTGTTTCTGAG GTGCTGGAAAATCTGATGGAAAATTCTATACCCTTTTTGAAATACAGTTACAAGAAGTATAGAGCTATTCG aaagaaaagaaaacgcgAGAAAGGATCACCAACGGGGAAGACCCAGTTCATTTCTAGGGTAGAGAAAGAGTATCTTAAGCCTTCTTATTCTGCAAGCGTTGGTGAGGAACTTGAAGATGGGCTCTTTGATG ACTTTCTGGAGTTGGCATTGCAGTTCGGCATGATTATGATGTTTGCATGTGCATTCCCGCCAGCATTTGCCTTTGCTGCATTG AACAACATTGCAGAAATCAGAACGGATGCACTAAAGCTGCTTGTCGTGTTTAAAAGGCCCACTCCTCGTGCCGCAGCAACTATTGGGGCTTGGCTAAATATATTTCAG TTTCTGATAGTGATGTCCATATGCACGAACTGCGTGCTTTTAGTATGCTTGTATGatcaagaaggaaaatggaaaatcGAACCCGGACTTGCAGCGATCCTCATTATGGAACACGTCCTCTTGTTAATAAAATATGTTTTCTCTCGCATTATACCTGAG GAACCTGCTTGGGTTAGAGCCAACCGACTGAAGAATGCAACACAAGCACAGGACATGTGCTCCAAACAGCTTTTGAGGACCATTTCTGGGAATGAGAAGTTGTTTGTTCGTGTAGGAAAGATCGAATGA
- the LOC131299279 gene encoding uncharacterized protein LOC131299279, whose protein sequence is MKEEEEEEDDSAAMSVNGASAAPINSGGSDVAKHNNDTGKRQRTDRCFSFMEITIEPGTKSLKHLDSKKFKSEIKRWAKAVVTYARQVSQRFGSSRKAQDSGEQVGSSLQAKEDWSDYSSESLVGHRYSGELR, encoded by the coding sequence atgaaagaagaggaagaagaagaagacgactcCGCCGCCATGTCCGTAAACGGAGCATCGGCTGCTCCGATCAACAGCGGCGGCAGCGATGTGGCGAAGCACAACAACGACACGGGAAAGCGGCAACGCACCGACCGCTGTTTCTCCTTCATGGAGATCACGATAGAACCAGGTACCAAATCACTGAAACACCTGGATTCGAAGAAATTCAAGTCGGAGATAAAGAGATGGGCTAAAGCTGTTGTAACTTATGCCCGTCAAGTCAGTCAACGGTTCGGGAGCTCCCGCAAGGCTCAGGATTCCGGAGAACAAGTCGGGAGCTCCCTCCAGGCGAAAGAAGATTGGAGCGACTACTCCTCCGAAAGTCTTGTTGGTCACCGTTATTCCGGAGAATTAAGATGA